A section of the Nitrospirota bacterium genome encodes:
- a CDS encoding ROK family protein yields MQDKYSIGVDLGGTNLRVAMVSKKGEILQRINISSTGNVLKNLTDSIKTISTQKEVSGVGLAVAGVIDHGRITSSPNIPSLEGVKLVEEIERETGLRAVLGNDASMAALGESISGAGQYLESFILLTLGTGIGGGVIYKHALLDIASEVGHVTVESNGRRCFCGATGCLEAYASSRAMMAFLSEGISEGRETAMKDNFELIKPKDIYAFAKAGDAFAIEILKKAGWYLGIGIGNFINLFSPDAVILSGGLTGAWDIYVAAAIESASSRAFKELYSKSKIIPSALGGDAGLIGAAALPHMCYTTYCRDN; encoded by the coding sequence ATGCAAGACAAATATTCAATAGGAGTTGACCTTGGCGGCACAAATCTGAGAGTTGCTATGGTTTCAAAAAAAGGGGAGATACTGCAAAGGATAAATATCTCCTCTACCGGCAATGTTCTGAAAAATTTGACGGATTCAATAAAAACTATCAGCACCCAGAAGGAGGTCTCTGGGGTAGGGCTTGCCGTGGCAGGTGTGATAGACCACGGGCGTATAACGTCCTCCCCCAATATTCCCTCCCTTGAGGGAGTAAAATTAGTGGAGGAAATAGAGCGTGAGACAGGCCTCAGGGCAGTGCTCGGTAACGATGCCAGCATGGCTGCCCTTGGAGAAAGTATCTCAGGAGCCGGTCAGTACCTTGAATCCTTTATTCTTTTAACACTGGGAACTGGCATAGGCGGAGGAGTTATCTACAAACACGCCCTGCTTGATATAGCCTCGGAGGTTGGACACGTCACAGTGGAGTCTAACGGACGCCGGTGTTTTTGCGGTGCTACCGGTTGTCTTGAGGCTTATGCCTCATCCCGTGCCATGATGGCTTTTCTTTCTGAGGGAATTTCAGAGGGAAGAGAGACTGCCATGAAAGACAACTTTGAACTTATCAAACCCAAAGACATATATGCTTTTGCAAAAGCCGGCGATGCCTTTGCCATAGAGATACTGAAAAAGGCCGGTTGGTACCTTGGTATAGGCATTGGGAATTTTATAAATTTATTCAGCCCAGATGCCGTTATCCTTTCCGGGGGACTTACCGGAGCATGGGATATATACGTGGCTGCTGCAATTGAAAGCGCCTCATCGAGGGCTTTTAAGGAACTTTACAGTAAAAGTAAAATAATTCCATCTGCTTTGGGCGGGGATGCCGGACTTATCGGCGCCGCAGCTCTCCCTCATATGTGCTACACGACATATTGCAGGGACAATTAG
- a CDS encoding ester cyclase: MKAIISRLWDEVWTLGKMDVISEIIDEKCVNHISGFPDLPGWDGLKGFVSLFRSAFPDIKFTIADQIEERDKVATRWIAKGTHKGELMGIAPTGRIVTVEGITIYRFDNNKGVEAWTSWDGAGLMKKLTM, encoded by the coding sequence ATGAAGGCAATAATCAGTCGTTTGTGGGATGAGGTTTGGACTTTAGGAAAAATGGATGTTATCAGTGAGATTATTGATGAAAAATGTGTAAACCATATTTCAGGATTTCCTGATCTCCCAGGTTGGGATGGTCTAAAGGGCTTTGTTTCTCTGTTTCGAAGTGCTTTTCCAGATATTAAGTTTACTATTGCCGACCAAATAGAAGAGAGAGATAAGGTCGCCACTCGTTGGATAGCCAAAGGCACACATAAGGGTGAGCTAATGGGTATTGCCCCAACCGGCAGAATTGTGACCGTCGAGGGCATCACCATTTATCGCTTTGATAACAACAAAGGCGTTGAGGCATGGACAAGCTGGGATGGCGCAGGTCTTATGAAAAAACTTACGATGTAA
- a CDS encoding tetratricopeptide repeat protein, with protein MIVTDSSDFTSSLTQGIEAKKDRRFDDALMYFNKAKELNKFDPLPHIAIGLTYRDNKDFDNAITAFKSALTLSPYRADIYKALGLIYKEKDEFNEALISLENAAKYEINDGGRAEIFSLQGDIYLKLKSFKAALEAFNKSLSLESSPSNKEHIYYQLALSYFNLKKYHEAIEHAIKSLEIKETEKAHSLLARIYELDKKHGKAKECLKKAIKINPHNAKLHLGLGNILLSEGTDDGLRGGFHHLKEAVEINPDNLNILLAASFSALKVEGHNDFIYDNAKKILQLNHDNFPIIFALCVLFAQIEKYDEIDLILEKLISSNPDDTNVITLFITIKIMRNQLAEATAALSKLDENTIEDPFTLFNMASSYNVCKNAEKAERCLDKAVKHADNDLELISLAGRLYKELKKYDKAIDMFSKCLESAAGDLVEIYFELGDIYYKLDNLVKAKEFLLKSLHNNSKHLLANWGIILVYYKENDFTNALRHLETFDKYVPKNPHNYRGLSMNYRILGKYTRALKNIQKAIDLEPDNYENYLEKSKSFIVIGNFDEAKTACEKALEINPESYKVFKLLGDIYLKLKDYNKSVNFYKSALEKTTADIDDEELANLHNRLAITYRYNGDYNNAFKEIEIANKLLPNNALYTNNLGFVYFLLVRIDEAIEQFNKSIALDEKDNMPVLNLAMCLLIKDKKEEGINKYKEAIKLTVEQIKSRKNKKDENLNLHMEDLNEAISKHPDWQEKLQTVLDLLTEAIKNIKSR; from the coding sequence TTGATTGTTACCGATTCAAGTGATTTTACCAGCAGCTTAACTCAGGGGATAGAAGCAAAAAAAGATAGAAGATTTGATGATGCGTTGATGTATTTTAACAAAGCAAAAGAACTTAATAAATTTGACCCCCTGCCCCATATTGCTATTGGTTTAACTTATAGAGACAACAAAGATTTTGATAATGCAATAACAGCTTTTAAATCAGCGTTAACGCTATCACCCTATCGGGCTGATATTTACAAAGCACTCGGTTTGATATACAAAGAAAAAGATGAATTTAACGAAGCTTTGATTTCTTTAGAGAATGCCGCAAAATATGAAATCAACGATGGTGGAAGAGCAGAAATATTTTCTTTACAAGGAGATATTTATTTAAAACTTAAATCATTTAAGGCGGCTTTAGAAGCATTTAATAAGTCTCTTTCATTGGAGAGCAGCCCTTCAAACAAAGAACACATATATTACCAACTTGCTTTATCGTATTTTAACCTTAAAAAATATCATGAGGCAATTGAACATGCTATAAAATCATTAGAAATCAAGGAAACAGAAAAAGCCCACTCTCTGTTAGCGCGTATATATGAATTAGATAAGAAACATGGCAAAGCAAAGGAATGTCTTAAAAAAGCGATCAAAATTAATCCTCATAATGCAAAGCTTCACTTAGGATTAGGAAATATTTTATTAAGTGAAGGTACTGACGATGGTTTAAGGGGCGGTTTTCATCATCTAAAAGAAGCTGTAGAGATTAACCCCGATAATCTAAATATACTTCTTGCGGCATCTTTCAGTGCCCTAAAAGTAGAGGGACATAATGACTTCATATATGATAACGCTAAAAAGATTTTACAATTAAATCATGATAATTTTCCCATTATATTTGCTTTGTGTGTCCTTTTTGCACAGATTGAGAAATATGATGAGATTGATTTGATTCTTGAAAAGCTTATTTCGTCAAATCCTGATGACACAAATGTAATCACGCTATTTATCACAATTAAGATTATGCGAAATCAATTGGCTGAAGCGACAGCGGCTCTTAGCAAATTAGATGAGAACACCATAGAAGATCCTTTTACACTGTTTAACATGGCATCATCTTATAACGTGTGTAAAAATGCAGAAAAAGCTGAGCGGTGCCTTGATAAAGCGGTTAAACATGCAGATAATGATTTAGAACTTATAAGTTTGGCAGGTCGTTTATATAAAGAACTAAAAAAATATGATAAGGCTATAGATATGTTTAGTAAATGTTTGGAAAGTGCGGCAGGCGATTTGGTTGAAATATATTTTGAATTAGGCGATATATACTATAAATTAGATAATTTGGTAAAAGCTAAAGAATTTCTCCTTAAATCACTCCATAACAATTCAAAGCATCTATTGGCAAATTGGGGTATAATCCTTGTCTATTATAAAGAAAATGACTTTACAAACGCTTTAAGACATCTTGAAACATTTGATAAATATGTTCCCAAAAATCCTCATAATTATCGAGGGTTATCTATGAACTATAGGATATTAGGAAAATATACAAGAGCTTTAAAAAATATCCAAAAAGCAATAGATTTGGAGCCGGATAATTATGAAAATTATTTAGAAAAAAGCAAAAGTTTTATAGTAATAGGAAATTTCGATGAGGCAAAAACAGCTTGCGAAAAAGCTTTAGAAATTAATCCTGAGTCGTATAAAGTCTTTAAGTTATTAGGTGACATTTATTTAAAACTTAAAGATTATAATAAATCTGTCAATTTTTATAAAAGTGCACTTGAGAAGACAACGGCTGATATTGATGATGAAGAATTAGCAAATTTACATAATCGTTTAGCAATTACATACAGGTATAATGGAGATTATAATAATGCCTTCAAAGAAATTGAAATTGCCAATAAATTGCTTCCTAACAATGCTTTATATACAAACAACCTGGGATTTGTTTATTTTCTTTTAGTACGTATTGATGAGGCGATAGAACAATTTAATAAATCAATAGCACTTGATGAAAAAGATAATATGCCTGTCCTTAATCTTGCCATGTGTTTATTGATTAAAGATAAAAAAGAAGAAGGAATTAATAAGTATAAGGAAGCCATAAAATTAACAGTTGAGCAGATAAAATCAAGAAAAAACAAGAAAGATGAAAATCTAAACTTACACATGGAAGATTTAAATGAAGCCATTAGTAAACACCCTGACTGGCAGGAAAAACTTCAAACTGTACTTGATTTATTAACTGAAGCTATAAAAAATATAAAAAGCCGTTAA
- a CDS encoding NADH-quinone oxidoreductase subunit H encodes MTAETLFRYLLMLVLAVFMAGMIVKVKAMWAGRYGAPLFQPFFEIIRLFRKSQVISETSSMVSTLGPTLALASVLAAAMVVPVGGGAAIMSFKGDFIFFVYALAAARFFSVIIALDTGGSIGGMGASRVVTFSALIEPAFFIIIASLAQLTGKNSFTDIYAVILMPDTANGMATALTGTFVNLAQAWSHSELLIPAVCGNIVLMMFILTEAGRLPVCDPATLSEPAMIHGALTFNVSGPDLAIMNLTSIIKISLLSTLITGIIVPAWVSPVTSLFLYIFLMSGIAVTIGLIESLFARLRLSYVPQFLFGATGIAIIVLAVLVLGVKK; translated from the coding sequence GTGACAGCAGAGACGCTGTTTCGCTATTTGCTGATGCTTGTACTGGCAGTGTTTATGGCTGGCATGATTGTAAAGGTGAAAGCAATGTGGGCTGGCAGATACGGAGCACCTTTATTTCAACCGTTTTTTGAAATTATCCGGCTTTTTAGAAAATCACAGGTTATTAGTGAAACATCCTCGATGGTCTCCACTTTAGGGCCAACACTTGCACTTGCCTCAGTGTTAGCTGCCGCTATGGTTGTTCCTGTGGGCGGCGGTGCTGCTATTATGAGTTTTAAAGGTGATTTCATATTCTTTGTTTATGCTTTGGCTGCTGCAAGGTTCTTTAGTGTTATCATTGCACTTGATACCGGAGGCAGTATAGGCGGCATGGGAGCAAGCAGAGTGGTCACTTTTTCAGCATTAATTGAACCGGCTTTTTTTATAATTATCGCCTCATTAGCACAACTTACAGGTAAAAACTCTTTTACTGACATTTATGCCGTAATTCTCATGCCTGACACCGCTAACGGTATGGCCACTGCCCTTACCGGCACTTTTGTCAATTTGGCACAGGCATGGTCACACTCAGAGCTGCTTATTCCTGCCGTTTGCGGCAATATTGTGCTTATGATGTTTATCCTTACTGAGGCAGGCCGTCTGCCTGTTTGCGACCCTGCAACACTCAGTGAACCGGCTATGATTCACGGAGCTTTGACTTTTAACGTTAGCGGCCCGGATTTAGCCATTATGAATCTTACATCCATTATTAAAATATCCTTGCTAAGCACTCTCATAACCGGTATTATCGTACCTGCCTGGGTCTCTCCGGTTACGTCTCTGTTTCTGTACATATTTCTGATGTCAGGTATTGCTGTCACTATTGGACTTATTGAGTCATTGTTTGCCCGTCTTCGGCTTTCATACGTACCTCAGTTTTTGTTTGGCGCAACAGGGATTGCTATCATTGTGCTGGCTGTGTTGGTGCTTGGAGTAAAAAAATGA
- a CDS encoding NADH-quinone oxidoreductase subunit C has product MNSKWLTINNSVAIPRRQIPVLHLSDLMEGIAAQIQQGLRVIQFFGYEAANGNISVVAVLSDDISNHLTVATAQTERGGRYDSISNTVLTMQLFERNLYEQFGVVPEGHPWLKPVRYGYGATVRSEIADYPFYKSTGGEVHETALGPVHGGITESGHFRFLCHGEDVFHLEIQAGYQHRGVEALFTTGNPMNKSALAESIAGDTVIGHVWAHALAIEAMSGVRVSARAEIIRAIALELERIAMHLSGLSGMSLDIGFLPGASTYGRLRNTIMDTMLMISGCRFGRGLIRPGGVLSDIEVKSREHVLRIFDGVSRDLEIINVYFFNDPGVQSLIEYMGTVSTEAAWRAGIIGIAAKSSGLPIDARADQPYGVYVKDSIEPVLLKAGDVAARARIRVLEINQSIELLRRWLNLGIMTGGIKEEARLMKADSFVVTTVEGWRGAVTHTAMTGRNSELEHYRVTDPSFHNWIALTLAMRGNGISDFPLCNRSFDLSFSAHDL; this is encoded by the coding sequence GTGAACAGCAAATGGCTGACGATAAATAACTCTGTGGCAATCCCGCGGCGGCAAATCCCTGTGCTTCATCTAAGTGACTTGATGGAGGGTATTGCAGCTCAAATTCAACAGGGTTTAAGGGTTATTCAGTTTTTTGGTTACGAGGCCGCTAACGGTAACATATCGGTTGTTGCGGTTTTATCCGATGACATTTCTAACCACCTGACGGTTGCTACGGCACAGACTGAGCGGGGGGGCAGATACGATTCCATATCAAACACAGTTCTGACAATGCAGTTGTTTGAACGAAACCTATATGAACAGTTCGGCGTGGTCCCTGAGGGGCATCCGTGGTTAAAACCCGTAAGGTACGGCTATGGCGCAACAGTGCGCAGCGAAATAGCCGATTATCCGTTTTATAAGTCAACCGGAGGAGAGGTTCATGAAACAGCCCTTGGACCGGTTCATGGCGGGATAACGGAGTCCGGGCATTTCAGGTTTTTATGTCATGGTGAGGATGTGTTTCATTTAGAAATACAGGCAGGGTATCAGCACAGAGGGGTAGAGGCACTCTTTACAACTGGAAATCCAATGAATAAATCAGCGCTTGCTGAGTCAATAGCCGGGGACACGGTGATAGGGCATGTGTGGGCACATGCGCTTGCGATAGAGGCAATGTCGGGAGTCAGGGTTTCAGCAAGGGCGGAGATAATACGGGCAATAGCTCTTGAACTTGAGCGGATAGCGATGCACTTATCGGGACTGAGCGGTATGTCGCTTGATATAGGGTTTTTACCCGGTGCTTCAACCTACGGGCGTTTAAGAAACACCATAATGGATACGATGCTGATGATTTCCGGCTGCCGCTTTGGGCGGGGGCTGATTCGTCCTGGCGGCGTGTTAAGCGACATAGAGGTAAAGAGCAGGGAGCATGTGTTAAGAATATTTGATGGTGTTAGCAGAGATCTGGAAATAATAAATGTATATTTTTTTAATGACCCCGGTGTGCAGTCTCTGATTGAGTACATGGGGACAGTGAGCACGGAGGCAGCGTGGCGGGCTGGCATTATAGGAATAGCTGCGAAATCCTCAGGGCTGCCTATTGATGCCCGTGCGGATCAGCCGTATGGAGTCTATGTAAAAGACAGTATAGAGCCGGTGTTGTTAAAGGCTGGGGATGTGGCAGCAAGGGCACGCATCAGGGTGCTTGAGATAAATCAATCCATCGAACTTCTGCGCAGATGGCTGAATCTTGGCATAATGACAGGCGGCATAAAAGAAGAGGCGAGGCTGATGAAAGCGGACTCCTTTGTGGTTACGACAGTGGAGGGATGGCGCGGAGCAGTCACACATACGGCAATGACCGGGCGTAACAGTGAGCTTGAGCACTACAGGGTGACAGACCCCTCGTTTCATAACTGGATAGCTCTCACACTTGCCATGCGGGGAAATGGGATTTCTGACTTTCCGCTTTGTAACAGGAGTTTTGACTTATCATTCAGCGCCCATGATTTATAG
- a CDS encoding NADH:ubiquinone oxidoreductase, with product MFSAIKTRLNQRFQSIKDMALPPVNFRGLPKISDGTCANACYRCMEACPVSAITYNPITIDLSKCILCPECSMVCADGIIRFTNQTELASTDLKDLVISSVHREPEIVPEKRIVKLFNKSFKLRSVSAGGCNGCELELNALSNVNFDIGRFGIEFVTSPLHADALILTGPLTKNMAHAVEETYRSIPEPKVVILAGSCALSGGIFANSKAIDRSFLNQINPHLYIAGCPPHPLTLVNALLRFTGR from the coding sequence ATGTTTAGTGCAATAAAGACAAGACTAAATCAGCGGTTTCAGAGCATAAAAGATATGGCGTTGCCGCCGGTTAATTTCAGAGGGCTGCCAAAAATATCGGACGGTACGTGCGCTAATGCCTGCTACAGATGTATGGAGGCGTGTCCTGTGTCGGCAATAACGTATAATCCCATAACAATAGACTTGTCAAAGTGCATACTGTGTCCGGAGTGTTCAATGGTTTGTGCAGATGGCATCATACGTTTTACAAATCAAACAGAATTGGCTTCAACCGATTTAAAAGACCTGGTGATAAGCTCTGTACACAGAGAGCCTGAGATAGTACCGGAGAAACGCATAGTAAAATTATTCAATAAATCGTTTAAACTACGCTCAGTATCAGCGGGCGGATGTAACGGCTGTGAGCTTGAGTTAAATGCGCTTTCTAACGTAAATTTTGACATCGGGCGGTTTGGGATAGAATTTGTAACATCTCCGCTTCACGCTGATGCTCTTATCTTAACCGGACCGCTTACAAAAAACATGGCACACGCAGTAGAAGAGACCTATCGCTCAATCCCTGAGCCAAAAGTAGTGATTCTTGCCGGCTCTTGCGCCTTAAGCGGCGGAATATTCGCTAACTCAAAAGCTATTGACAGATCTTTCTTAAATCAAATTAACCCACATCTCTATATTGCAGGCTGCCCCCCCCATCCATTGACTCTTGTTAATGCGTTGTTGAGGTTTACAGGCAGGTAG
- a CDS encoding FtsX-like permease family protein, which produces MNRFFASMICFLSGFMFAVYPHFLLPLKNMVTITDANVLNICFIHYHPELYLGICVMAAAVLSFKYKKAQFISILLSIVSLIHAITLKSVSFYTFGEDMMIAANTSSIRSHTGIKYVLLVLAVIMLISSSLALKKQKPLLPKISIFLYAWDNLKMRRFRSSSLILTSAIVTIVTLVSFFVFETVEKSLKLSYQRLKADIVVVPKGEETKAINLITKGEPTLFYFAEGVYEKLKKVRGIDELSPQLYLQPFSYDIESTIDKVLIVAFDPTSDFIVNPWIEYSIGQKNEVSGLTAGYKVKYYPGQEIKLFGKKRRILTSLISTGIGYLDHAVFIPLDEAREFISQLNKTQAATMAPKKRLPGLGFMDSSYNTEPDLTQINQDTFSVVFIKAAKGISVKSLTKNIYDSVKGVSVIDINTTAKEEKKHLLSKTKPLIIPAFTIIVFGSVILFTVFSMMVNERKSEIGMLRALGAKRKDIFYGIVIEATLITATGLFLGIIFGNAVFFVLKNSIMGNLGFLYVWPSPAAAISVFALTFAVNIPVTLCAAIYPAMSAARIEPYAAIREG; this is translated from the coding sequence ATGAACAGGTTTTTTGCTTCTATGATATGTTTTCTTTCCGGCTTTATGTTTGCAGTATATCCGCATTTTCTGCTCCCGCTTAAAAATATGGTGACTATAACTGATGCTAATGTGCTAAATATATGTTTTATTCACTACCACCCTGAGTTATACCTTGGAATCTGTGTGATGGCAGCTGCAGTGTTATCATTTAAATACAAAAAAGCACAATTTATTTCCATTTTACTCTCTATTGTCTCGTTAATCCACGCTATTACCTTAAAATCTGTAAGCTTCTATACGTTTGGAGAGGACATGATGATAGCTGCCAACACATCATCTATACGGTCACATACAGGGATTAAGTATGTACTATTGGTTTTAGCTGTGATTATGCTCATATCCTCTTCTTTAGCTCTGAAAAAGCAAAAACCGTTACTCCCTAAAATCAGTATTTTTTTGTATGCGTGGGATAATCTTAAAATGAGGCGGTTTCGTAGCAGCTCACTCATCTTAACCTCCGCCATTGTTACGATAGTGACATTGGTTTCATTTTTTGTGTTTGAAACGGTAGAAAAATCCCTCAAACTTTCTTATCAAAGGTTAAAGGCAGATATTGTGGTTGTACCGAAGGGAGAAGAAACTAAGGCAATTAACCTTATCACAAAAGGAGAGCCGACTCTGTTTTATTTTGCCGAGGGTGTTTATGAAAAACTCAAAAAAGTCCGCGGCATTGATGAACTATCCCCGCAGTTGTACCTGCAACCTTTCTCATACGACATTGAATCCACAATTGATAAGGTACTAATAGTAGCTTTTGACCCGACGTCAGATTTCATAGTTAATCCATGGATTGAGTATTCAATTGGGCAAAAAAATGAAGTATCCGGTCTGACTGCCGGTTATAAGGTTAAATATTACCCCGGACAGGAGATCAAATTATTTGGGAAAAAACGGAGGATTCTCACAAGTTTAATTTCCACGGGAATCGGCTATCTTGACCATGCGGTTTTTATCCCTTTAGATGAGGCACGGGAGTTTATATCTCAATTAAATAAAACACAAGCTGCTACGATGGCCCCTAAGAAAAGATTGCCAGGCCTGGGCTTTATGGATAGCAGTTATAACACAGAACCTGACTTAACACAGATTAATCAGGATACATTTTCTGTTGTGTTCATAAAAGCAGCAAAGGGCATATCTGTTAAGAGTTTAACAAAAAATATTTATGACTCAGTTAAAGGCGTATCCGTAATAGACATAAACACCACAGCTAAAGAGGAAAAGAAACACCTGTTGTCTAAAACCAAACCGCTGATTATTCCAGCTTTTACAATTATTGTGTTTGGCTCAGTTATACTGTTTACTGTCTTTTCAATGATGGTAAACGAAAGGAAAAGTGAGATTGGAATGCTCAGAGCACTTGGAGCAAAACGTAAGGACATTTTCTATGGGATAGTTATCGAGGCCACCTTAATTACTGCTACCGGCTTGTTTTTAGGTATCATCTTTGGGAATGCTGTGTTTTTTGTTTTAAAAAATTCGATAATGGGAAATCTCGGCTTTCTTTACGTTTGGCCGTCACCTGCCGCTGCAATTTCTGTTTTTGCGCTGACATTTGCAGTAAATATTCCGGTAACTCTGTGTGCCGCCATATACCCTGCCATGTCGGCAGCCAGGATAGAACCGTATGCCGCTATCAGAGAGGGATGA
- the argB gene encoding acetylglutamate kinase yields the protein MPQLTLLKTARILVKKHNFTGQGLREAIPYINAFNGKRFVLKIGGSVLNDLTLLPLLVEDVVFLKKVGINLILVHGGARQLSEAMKTRNLPVELKNGLRVTSSEVLELAAEVFTEISQAIQKEIEKNGYKGAIFGRESGLVKSAQIDPSSGLGFVGVPQSVEVTLLNALAKDVIPIVSSVTAGINPGDIGFNVNADDVAGIIASGIAAEKLILMTDVEGVLDESGRLLSTLTVSQVEELIARKVIHGGMIPKVQTCLNTLRGGTQKCHIIKGSARSFMDEILTDAGVGTEFVRDDFVKPSSIPRMK from the coding sequence ATGCCGCAGCTTACACTGCTAAAAACGGCAAGGATACTTGTTAAGAAGCACAATTTTACCGGACAGGGACTGCGTGAAGCAATACCGTACATAAACGCCTTTAACGGAAAACGTTTTGTGCTTAAAATAGGAGGCTCTGTTTTAAATGATTTAACACTCCTGCCTCTTTTAGTAGAGGATGTGGTGTTTTTAAAGAAAGTAGGGATTAATCTTATTTTGGTTCATGGCGGAGCACGTCAGCTTAGTGAGGCAATGAAAACAAGAAATCTACCTGTTGAGTTAAAAAACGGCTTGCGGGTAACATCTTCTGAGGTGCTTGAATTAGCGGCAGAGGTTTTTACTGAAATAAGCCAGGCTATCCAAAAGGAAATAGAGAAAAACGGCTATAAAGGCGCCATTTTTGGACGCGAATCAGGTCTTGTAAAATCTGCACAGATTGATCCATCCTCAGGGTTAGGGTTTGTCGGTGTTCCACAGAGTGTTGAGGTCACTTTGCTAAACGCACTTGCAAAAGATGTAATCCCTATTGTTTCGTCAGTTACTGCGGGGATTAATCCCGGCGATATTGGCTTCAATGTTAACGCTGACGATGTTGCCGGTATAATTGCCTCAGGAATAGCGGCAGAAAAGCTGATTCTTATGACCGATGTAGAGGGTGTGCTGGATGAATCAGGGAGGCTTTTATCCACTCTGACAGTGAGCCAGGTTGAGGAACTGATAGCACGAAAGGTTATCCACGGAGGCATGATACCCAAGGTTCAGACTTGTCTTAACACGCTAAGAGGCGGTACTCAAAAGTGCCACATAATAAAAGGCAGCGCCCGCTCTTTCATGGATGAGATTCTAACAGATGCTGGAGTGGGGACAGAGTTTGTCAGGGATGATTTTGTTAAACCAAGCAGCATTCCACGCATGAAATAA
- a CDS encoding beta-ketoacyl synthase — translation MITGCGVTCSLGNTAHDLYSALIDGKSGVRKTCGYDSQGLSGIPCAQAQCLDAQSVGISPKHSRIMNTHSYLLMESSSAAYKSAGFSEKLYPSGRIGFFAGLGMVDYEISDLLPAVLKSCQNEFNYDTFFTKGYREIYPLWPLAMLNNIAFCQGSIVLGLKGDNTVFSPHGESAVYAVTEAVSSVLNGKSAAVIAGGVSEKVNPQSIIRGRVFEIISKDNSDDALRPFSQNRTGTILGEAGAFIALEPYSLAKERSISFVSSITGWGFAFDYNDNGVASFPTKEAISHSMETALTHSGITPSDVDVVIAHADGTHSDTNEIEAINALFSHSEKTLVTATTGAIGNAFAAAAPVNIILADCMIKHGTVPPSINSTPVDERIKFNFVTGEPITAKINTVLINSLSYEGHASSIVVQRCA, via the coding sequence GTGATAACAGGTTGCGGTGTTACTTGTTCCTTAGGTAACACCGCCCATGATTTATATAGCGCCCTTATAGACGGAAAGTCCGGAGTTCGTAAAACCTGCGGATATGACTCCCAGGGGCTAAGCGGGATCCCTTGTGCTCAGGCACAGTGCCTTGATGCCCAGTCTGTTGGAATTTCACCAAAGCACTCAAGAATTATGAACACTCACTCGTATCTGCTTATGGAAAGCTCAAGTGCAGCGTATAAATCAGCTGGGTTTAGTGAGAAGTTATATCCTTCTGGCCGGATTGGTTTTTTTGCGGGGCTTGGAATGGTTGACTATGAGATATCAGACCTCCTGCCTGCTGTTTTAAAATCATGTCAAAACGAGTTTAATTATGACACTTTTTTTACTAAAGGCTACAGAGAGATTTACCCGCTTTGGCCCCTTGCCATGCTTAACAACATTGCCTTTTGCCAGGGCTCAATTGTGCTTGGGTTAAAAGGAGACAACACCGTGTTTTCACCTCATGGGGAGTCGGCTGTGTATGCCGTAACCGAGGCTGTGTCCTCTGTGCTTAACGGTAAATCGGCTGCCGTTATAGCTGGCGGTGTGTCAGAGAAGGTTAATCCGCAAAGTATAATCAGAGGCCGTGTGTTTGAGATTATTTCAAAAGACAACTCTGATGACGCACTGCGCCCATTTTCCCAAAACAGAACCGGCACTATTTTAGGTGAGGCAGGGGCATTTATTGCTCTTGAGCCATACTCCTTAGCCAAAGAGCGCAGCATATCTTTTGTCTCATCAATAACCGGATGGGGTTTTGCCTTTGATTATAATGATAACGGGGTTGCGTCTTTTCCAACAAAAGAGGCCATATCCCACTCTATGGAGACGGCTCTTACGCATAGTGGCATAACCCCCTCAGATGTTGACGTAGTTATCGCTCACGCCGATGGCACACACTCAGACACTAACGAGATTGAGGCTATTAATGCACTATTTTCGCACTCTGAAAAAACACTTGTCACGGCAACTACCGGAGCTATCGGCAATGCCTTTGCCGCTGCAGCCCCTGTCAACATAATACTGGCTGATTGTATGATTAAACACGGGACTGTTCCTCCCTCGATTAACTCAACCCCAGTTGACGAGAGGATTAAGTTTAACTTTGTAACCGGTGAACCAATTACCGCTAAAATCAATACCGTCCTCATAAACTCCCTGAGTTACGAGGGGCATGCCTCATCAATTGTTGTGCAAAGGTGCGCATGA